From the genome of Cytobacillus firmus, one region includes:
- a CDS encoding GNAT family N-acetyltransferase: MEIYQASMEDLEGVSALFNLYRVFYSQAPDLAAAADYIKERLEKEDSVIYVVKKEGKYLGFTQLYPTYSSISMKRAWILNDLYVDAEARKQGIGEMLIDKAKDLAAETGAVSLSLSTAHDNISAQRLYEKIGFTRDEQFYHYELNI, translated from the coding sequence ATGGAAATCTATCAAGCTTCAATGGAGGATCTAGAAGGAGTTTCCGCTTTATTTAATTTATACCGTGTATTTTACAGCCAGGCACCCGATTTGGCAGCAGCAGCCGATTACATAAAAGAACGCTTGGAGAAGGAGGACTCTGTCATATATGTGGTGAAAAAGGAAGGAAAGTATCTTGGATTTACTCAGCTATACCCAACTTATTCATCTATATCTATGAAAAGGGCCTGGATCCTGAATGATTTGTATGTGGATGCAGAGGCAAGAAAACAGGGAATAGGGGAAATGCTCATAGACAAGGCAAAAGATCTCGCTGCTGAAACTGGGGCAGTGAGTCTCAGCCTGAGTACGGCTCATGATAATATATCTGCACAAAGACTCTATGAAAAAATCGGGTTTACGCGGGATGAGCAATTTTATCATTATGAATTAAATATTTAA